A genomic segment from Odontesthes bonariensis isolate fOdoBon6 chromosome 8, fOdoBon6.hap1, whole genome shotgun sequence encodes:
- the nopchap1 gene encoding NOP protein chaperone 1, which translates to MLISSYACWGKSSCAFLKMELDTKKTSSQALLSCGSGGDLSEKLLLKPKAGRSLQTERVPRSSVLERLQNFLPQMAEANEKLKQQIDEAPAGRFDIECVEEAERVIEMDVALVELDGSDSSSEDDEETSDSETDNSGVTEETLKLPGRKGKTKKANIQVLEQQRE; encoded by the exons ATGTTGATCTCATCATACGCATGTTGGGGTAAATCAAGTTGTGCCTTTCTCAAAATGGAATTAGATACGAAGAAAACGAGTTCACAGGCTCTACTTTCATGTGGCAGTGGCGgag ATCTCAGTGAGAAGCTTCTTCTCAAACCAAAGGCTGGCAGATCCCTGCAAACAGAGAGGGTTCCGAGAAGCAGCG TGCTGGAGCGGCTGCAGAACTTCCTGCCTCAGATGGCGGAGGCCAATGAAAAATTGAAGCAGCAAATAGACGAGGCTCCCGCTGGACGCTTTGACATAGAGTGCGTGGAGGAAGCTGAAAGGGTCATAGAGATG GATGTTGCACTGGTGGAACTTGATGGGTCAGACAGCAGTTCTGAGGATGATGAGGAGACATCAGACTCTGAGACTGATAACAGCGGGGTCACTGAGGAGACCCTCAAACTACCTGGACGCAAAGGCAAAACGAAGAAAGCCAACATCCAGGTTCTGGAACAGCAGAGGGAGTAG